Proteins encoded in a region of the Coffea eugenioides isolate CCC68of chromosome 4, Ceug_1.0, whole genome shotgun sequence genome:
- the LOC113769357 gene encoding uncharacterized protein LOC113769357 has translation MGDKIANFTGVKNFTNHVWGYPKNLRVTEIGPNVFQFQFEREEDREKVLAGDPWILDNQVLVVREWCASFEKKVESFRYTNFWVQIWNLPVHWMSNAAGKKIGGVFRKVKEIMLPPGGGKEGRHMKIFAEIDLLQPLVRGTAVKLNGEMVWIEFKYERCPDFCYKCGIIGHGDKNCRMEMRSISSHKEAQFGPWIRAGNIMVSPLRGEYGRELNLKGQANIQEGVGVGGKKGNGLRERMLQKETMGPREEGGGKEGK, from the coding sequence ATGGGAGACAAGATAGCAAACTTTACTGGGGTGAAAAATTTCACTAACCACGTTTGGGGTTATCCCAAAAACTTACGAGTTACTGAGATAGGCCCAAACGTGTTCCAGTTTCAGTTTGAAAGGGAGGAGGATAGGGAAAAAGTGTTGGCAGGAGATCCTTGGATTTTGGACAACCAGGTTCTAGTGGTACGAGAGTGGTGTGCAAGCTTTGAAAAAAAAGTTGAGAGCTTTAGATACACCAATTTTTGGGTTCAAATATGGAACTTACCGGTACATTGGATGAGTAATGCAGCAGGAAAGAAAATAGGGGGAGTGTTTAGGAAGGTGAAGGAGATTATGCTACCACCAGGGGGTGGAAAGGAAGGGAGACACATGAAGATATTTGCAGAGATAGATTTACTACAGCCACTGGTTAGAGGGACAGCAGTGAAGCTCAATGGAGAGATGGTTTGGATAGAATTTAAGTACGAAAGATGCCCTGACTTCTGTTACAAGTGTGGTATTATAGGTCATGGAGATAAGAATTGCAGAATGGAAATGAGGTCTATTTCATCTCACAAGGAGGCACAATTTGGACCATGGATAAGAGCAGGAAACATAATGGTGTCTCCTCTCAGGGGTGAGTATGGAAGGGAACTAAATCTTAAGGGGCAAGCTAATATACAAGAAGGGGTAGGCGTAGGAGGAAAAAAGGGGAATGGGTTAAGGGAGAGAATGTTACAGAAAGAGACAATGGGACCAAGAGAAGAGGGTGGAGGAAAGGAAGGGAAGTAA